Proteins encoded by one window of Desulfovibrio ferrophilus:
- a CDS encoding 4Fe-4S dicluster domain-containing protein yields the protein MLFMTPNVVKNFLSKKSTRLYPFEVREPFAGYRGELVNNIDECIFCGMCSKKCPSQCITIDRKAGTWECDPYACIYCSICVEACPTKCLSMNNVHRKPAATKVMYSLQGEPPKPKKKAAAKADDKPAKKEDK from the coding sequence ATGCTGTTCATGACACCGAATGTCGTTAAGAACTTCCTGTCCAAGAAGTCCACCCGCCTGTATCCCTTTGAAGTGCGCGAGCCCTTTGCAGGCTACCGTGGCGAGTTGGTCAATAACATCGACGAGTGCATCTTCTGTGGCATGTGTTCCAAGAAGTGCCCCTCGCAGTGCATCACCATCGATCGCAAGGCCGGAACCTGGGAATGTGATCCCTATGCCTGCATCTACTGCTCCATCTGCGTGGAAGCCTGTCCCACCAAGTGCCTGTCCATGAACAACGTGCACCGCAAGCCTGCGGCCACCAAGGTCATGTACTCGCTGCAGGGTGAGCCGCCCAAGCCCAAGAAAAAGGCTGCGGCCAAGGCTGACGACAAGCCCGCTAAAAAGGAAGACAAGTAG
- a CDS encoding bacteriohemerythrin has protein sequence MPKLNWSPSLSLGVKSLDRQHQELIDIANKVIEAVEQEQGQDAVRSVIQSLREYTVHHFHDEEEQMKAVRYPKRADHAALHAELVRSVKDFQYRIYIKEVVSGAQVKAFLKGWLLEHILNEDLDFGRYVQSVNALADQGD, from the coding sequence ATGCCGAAACTCAACTGGAGCCCGAGTCTGTCTCTGGGAGTGAAAAGCCTGGACAGACAGCATCAGGAACTCATCGACATCGCCAACAAGGTGATTGAGGCCGTGGAGCAGGAACAAGGGCAGGATGCCGTGCGTAGCGTCATCCAATCCCTGCGCGAGTATACCGTGCACCATTTCCACGATGAAGAAGAACAGATGAAAGCCGTGCGCTATCCCAAACGTGCGGACCACGCCGCGCTTCATGCGGAACTGGTGCGCTCGGTCAAGGACTTCCAGTACAGGATTTACATCAAGGAAGTGGTCTCCGGCGCACAGGTCAAGGCCTTCCTCAAGGGCTGGCTGCTGGAGCACATTCTGAATGAAGATCTGGATTTCGGACGCTATGTTCAAAGTGTGAATGCTCTGGCTGATCAGGGCGACTGA
- a CDS encoding pyridoxamine 5'-phosphate oxidase family protein has product MKNDLKLSRCVQLLADNDLLVLATTGPQGPHTSLMAYAASQDGREVYLVTAEDSRKWTNIQSDPRVSLMIDDRVQKLPNDRESIHALTISGEHDPLSDGPEAERVRALLLGRHPQLELFLSRPEGRLLRIRVRSVLLLSGLADAFHHSYPS; this is encoded by the coding sequence ATGAAAAATGATCTCAAGCTGAGCCGCTGTGTGCAATTGCTCGCGGACAATGACCTCTTGGTGCTGGCCACCACTGGCCCACAGGGGCCGCACACCTCGCTGATGGCCTATGCGGCGTCACAGGACGGTCGCGAGGTCTACCTGGTCACGGCTGAGGACAGCCGCAAGTGGACCAACATCCAGTCCGACCCCCGGGTCAGCCTGATGATTGATGACCGGGTGCAAAAGCTTCCCAATGATCGCGAGTCGATTCATGCCCTGACCATATCCGGAGAGCATGATCCCCTTTCGGATGGTCCCGAAGCCGAACGGGTCCGGGCACTGCTCCTTGGGCGTCACCCACAGCTTGAACTCTTTTTGAGTCGCCCCGAAGGGCGACTGCTGCGCATCCGGGTTCGCAGTGTTCTGCTGCTGTCGGGCCTCGCCGATGCCTTCCACCACAGTTATCCTTCCTGA
- a CDS encoding nickel-dependent hydrogenase large subunit, with product MAKTIIPFGPQHPVLPEPVHLKLVVEDEIVKEAIPALGYVHRGLEKLTEIRDYHQMIQVVERVCGICSCLHAACFCQGIEELMKVEIPPRAKYLRVIWGELHRIHSHMLWLGLFADAFGFESVFQQFWKVREKIMDILEATAGNRVIISVNVMGGTRYDISPEQCRWILQELDEVETGMIALQKTMMEDYTVKHRTVGVGVLTKEQAIELGAAGPTLRGSGVAQDMRMLKYGAFAELDFEPVVETGGDCYSRSNVRFRETLQSIDLVRQAISKLPEGETRVPVKGNPEGEIISRIEQPRGELMYYIKASGKKYLDRVRIRTPTFANVPPLLAMVGGIELANVPVAVLSIDPCISCTER from the coding sequence ATGGCCAAAACTATAATTCCCTTTGGTCCTCAGCATCCGGTTCTGCCGGAGCCGGTCCACCTGAAATTGGTGGTCGAGGACGAAATCGTCAAAGAGGCCATTCCGGCTCTTGGATATGTTCACAGAGGTCTGGAGAAGCTGACCGAGATCCGCGATTATCATCAGATGATCCAGGTCGTGGAACGCGTCTGCGGCATCTGCTCCTGTCTCCACGCCGCTTGCTTCTGCCAGGGCATCGAGGAGCTGATGAAGGTGGAGATTCCCCCCCGCGCCAAGTACCTGCGCGTGATCTGGGGCGAGCTGCATCGCATTCACAGCCACATGCTGTGGCTGGGTCTGTTTGCCGACGCCTTCGGTTTCGAGAGCGTGTTCCAGCAGTTCTGGAAGGTCCGTGAGAAGATCATGGATATCCTGGAAGCCACTGCCGGCAACCGTGTCATCATCTCCGTCAACGTCATGGGTGGTACCCGCTACGACATCAGTCCCGAGCAGTGCCGTTGGATCCTGCAGGAGTTGGATGAAGTCGAGACCGGCATGATCGCCTTGCAGAAGACCATGATGGAAGACTATACCGTCAAGCACCGTACCGTCGGTGTTGGCGTACTCACCAAGGAGCAGGCCATCGAGCTTGGCGCTGCTGGCCCCACCCTGCGTGGTTCCGGCGTTGCCCAGGACATGCGCATGCTCAAGTACGGCGCTTTCGCCGAGTTGGATTTCGAGCCAGTCGTCGAGACCGGTGGTGACTGCTACTCGCGCTCCAACGTGCGTTTCCGCGAGACCCTGCAGTCCATCGATCTGGTTCGCCAGGCCATCTCCAAGTTGCCCGAAGGCGAGACTCGCGTCCCGGTCAAGGGCAACCCCGAAGGCGAGATCATCTCTCGTATCGAGCAGCCTCGCGGCGAGCTGATGTACTACATCAAGGCCAGTGGCAAGAAGTATCTGGACCGTGTGCGTATTCGCACCCCCACATTCGCCAACGTGCCCCCCTTGCTTGCCATGGTGGGCGGCATCGAGTTGGCGAACGTCCCCGTGGCGGTCTTGTCCATCGACCCGTGCATTTCCTGCACGGAACGCTAA
- a CDS encoding NADH-quinone oxidoreductase subunit C produces MIENLKEVTQDTVASEVLKLKNDGYRLVTMSCTELDADYVDILYHFDKDLKLANLRMKQPKDAKVPSISGILFAALLVENEMRDQFGLEFEGLILDFNRTLYLDEEITEVPMVSNVKIVKQ; encoded by the coding sequence GTGATTGAGAATCTTAAAGAAGTCACCCAGGATACGGTCGCAAGCGAAGTCCTGAAGCTGAAAAATGACGGCTACAGACTCGTGACCATGTCCTGCACTGAGTTGGACGCTGACTACGTGGACATCCTGTATCACTTCGACAAGGACCTGAAACTGGCCAACCTGCGCATGAAGCAGCCCAAGGACGCCAAGGTGCCCAGCATCTCCGGCATTCTCTTCGCTGCCCTGCTCGTGGAAAACGAGATGCGCGACCAGTTCGGCCTGGAGTTCGAGGGTCTGATCCTCGATTTCAACAGGACCCTGTATCTCGATGAGGAAATCACCGAGGTGCCGATGGTCTCCAACGTCAAGATCGTCAAACAGTAA
- a CDS encoding respiratory chain complex I subunit 1 family protein: protein MTTEIILILIAVIVAPLLGGLISGIDRKLTAWFQSRQGPPITQGFFDVAKLFGKEKMAANPWIIFCAWVYLVAAALSVVLFFLQSDLLLIFFVQAIGAVFMVIGAMSVPSPYSQVGAQRELIQILTYEPLLILVFVSIYLATGSFQIDQIMQVEQPLLFKLPLMFIVLGYALTIKLRKSPFDFSTSHHGHQELVKGVLTEYSGPFLGLVEVAHWYETILVLGLCALFWSTNILAMIALLVVTYLAEIIIDNTMARMTWRWMLKYVWSVGLALSFVNLIWLYAKV from the coding sequence ATGACCACTGAAATCATCCTGATTCTGATCGCTGTGATTGTCGCCCCCCTGCTGGGCGGCCTGATCTCCGGTATTGACCGCAAGCTCACCGCGTGGTTCCAGTCCCGTCAGGGACCCCCGATCACCCAGGGCTTTTTTGATGTTGCCAAGCTCTTCGGAAAAGAGAAGATGGCCGCCAACCCCTGGATCATCTTCTGCGCCTGGGTCTACCTGGTGGCAGCTGCTCTGTCCGTGGTGCTGTTCTTCCTACAGTCCGATCTCTTGCTCATCTTCTTTGTACAGGCCATCGGTGCCGTGTTCATGGTCATTGGTGCCATGAGTGTGCCGTCTCCTTACAGCCAGGTGGGCGCGCAGCGCGAACTGATCCAGATTCTGACCTACGAGCCCCTGCTGATTCTGGTGTTCGTTTCCATCTATCTGGCCACTGGCAGTTTCCAGATCGATCAGATCATGCAGGTCGAGCAGCCCTTGCTGTTCAAGCTGCCGCTGATGTTCATCGTTCTGGGTTACGCTCTGACCATCAAGCTCAGAAAGTCCCCCTTCGACTTCTCCACGTCCCACCACGGACACCAGGAGCTGGTCAAAGGCGTGCTGACCGAATACTCCGGCCCCTTCCTGGGTCTGGTGGAGGTCGCTCACTGGTACGAGACCATCCTGGTGCTCGGCCTGTGCGCTCTGTTCTGGAGCACGAACATCCTGGCCATGATCGCCCTGTTGGTGGTGACCTATCTGGCCGAGATCATCATCGACAACACCATGGCTCGTATGACCTGGCGTTGGATGCTCAAGTACGTGTGGAGCGTCGGCCTGGCCCTTAGTTTCGTGAACCTCATCTGGCTGTATGCAAAGGTCTAG
- a CDS encoding NADH-quinone oxidoreductase subunit L has product MSNLLVVLVLLPFVAGLACYLLRASFVRSLVVLGTGGILAVASIALMMTGPFTYSPGPVLGMSWDSLITIADFALLIVILFYGFKHNNLLIKLFSVAQMVGLVILELFWVDHTAHVPTFYADQLSLIMVLIISIVGSLICIYAIPYMKEHEEHLHLETSKQPRFFLFLVLFLGAMNGLVLSNNILWLYFFFEITTFCSFMLIGHDGTEIAIKNSVRALWMNSAGGVAFVAGMMFIYATAATLDIQALLASGSATAVGLLVGLAFISFAGFTKAAQLPFQGWLLGAMVAPTPVSALLHSSTMVKAGVYVVLRFAPAFAGTFVATGVALCGGFTFLACAALAISQSNGKKILAYSTISNLGLIIACAGINTPAAHTAAIFLIIFHAVSKALLFLCVGTIEQRIGSRDIEDMRGLYARMPRTAWITITGILTMLLPPFGVLLGKWMAIEAASDQLFVVVMLAMGSALTVVYWARWAGSLLDMPGGEKPVPEEQALLMRLPLLTLCLGSVGLALASPAMYEYLIRPMFASAPFMVTGGVLSGPMGAFAVYPLFLVLGLGLLYALRVVKKSRGMTFAAPYSGGANVKGSNDGSFVGPMNAPVKIEAGNYYLPAFFGEERLTTFANIAAIALIVLMIGGAL; this is encoded by the coding sequence ATGTCGAATCTGCTTGTAGTTCTCGTTCTCTTGCCCTTCGTGGCCGGATTGGCGTGCTATCTGCTGCGCGCTAGCTTCGTTCGGTCACTGGTTGTCTTGGGCACGGGCGGCATCCTGGCGGTGGCTTCCATCGCGCTCATGATGACCGGTCCGTTCACGTATTCGCCTGGACCTGTGCTTGGCATGAGCTGGGATTCGCTGATCACCATCGCGGATTTCGCGCTGCTCATCGTGATCCTGTTTTACGGTTTTAAGCACAACAACCTGCTGATCAAACTTTTCTCAGTCGCACAGATGGTGGGGCTGGTGATCCTTGAGCTGTTCTGGGTGGACCATACTGCCCATGTGCCGACGTTCTACGCGGACCAGCTTTCGTTGATCATGGTCTTGATCATCAGCATCGTCGGCTCGCTCATTTGCATCTACGCCATTCCTTACATGAAGGAACACGAAGAGCATCTGCATCTCGAAACCTCGAAGCAGCCCCGGTTCTTCCTGTTCCTGGTGCTCTTCCTGGGCGCCATGAACGGCCTGGTGTTGTCCAACAACATCCTGTGGCTGTACTTCTTCTTCGAGATCACCACGTTCTGTTCCTTCATGCTCATCGGGCATGACGGTACCGAGATCGCCATCAAGAACTCCGTCCGCGCCTTGTGGATGAACAGCGCTGGCGGCGTGGCCTTTGTGGCGGGTATGATGTTCATTTACGCCACCGCAGCCACCCTGGACATCCAGGCACTGCTGGCTTCCGGAAGCGCCACTGCCGTGGGCCTGCTTGTCGGTCTGGCGTTCATCTCTTTTGCTGGCTTCACCAAGGCCGCCCAGTTGCCCTTCCAGGGCTGGCTGCTCGGCGCCATGGTTGCACCGACTCCGGTCTCCGCGCTGCTCCATTCGAGCACCATGGTCAAGGCCGGCGTCTATGTGGTCCTGCGCTTCGCCCCGGCCTTTGCCGGTACGTTCGTGGCCACCGGCGTGGCCCTGTGCGGTGGATTTACCTTCCTGGCTTGTGCCGCTCTGGCCATCAGCCAGTCCAACGGTAAAAAGATCCTGGCCTATTCGACCATCTCGAACCTGGGTCTGATCATTGCCTGCGCGGGCATCAACACCCCCGCGGCTCACACCGCAGCCATCTTCCTGATCATCTTCCACGCCGTGTCCAAGGCTCTGCTGTTCCTGTGCGTTGGCACCATCGAACAGCGCATCGGCAGCCGGGACATTGAAGACATGCGCGGCCTCTACGCCCGCATGCCCCGCACGGCCTGGATCACCATCACCGGCATCCTGACCATGCTGCTGCCTCCCTTTGGTGTGCTGCTGGGCAAATGGATGGCCATCGAGGCCGCTTCCGATCAGCTGTTCGTCGTGGTCATGCTGGCCATGGGTTCCGCGCTGACCGTCGTCTACTGGGCTCGTTGGGCGGGATCGCTCCTGGACATGCCCGGTGGCGAGAAGCCCGTACCCGAAGAGCAGGCCCTGCTGATGCGTCTGCCGCTGCTGACTCTGTGTCTGGGTTCCGTGGGCTTGGCCCTGGCTTCCCCGGCCATGTACGAGTATCTGATCCGGCCCATGTTCGCCTCTGCGCCCTTTATGGTCACGGGTGGCGTGTTGTCCGGTCCCATGGGCGCTTTCGCCGTGTATCCGCTGTTCCTGGTGCTGGGTCTTGGTCTGCTGTACGCCTTGCGCGTCGTCAAGAAATCCCGCGGCATGACCTTCGCTGCCCCGTACTCTGGTGGCGCCAACGTCAAGGGCTCCAACGATGGCTCCTTCGTCGGTCCCATGAACGCCCCGGTTAAGATCGAGGCCGGTAACTACTACCTGCCCGCTTTCTTTGGTGAGGAGCGTTTGACCACCTTCGCCAATATCGCTGCGATCGCTCTGATCGTGCTCATGATTGGAGGGGCCCTGTAA
- a CDS encoding NADH-quinone oxidoreductase subunit B family protein — translation MLKSFIKKSRVKSPWIMHFDCGSCNGCDIETLACLTPVYDIERFGIVNVGNPKHADILLVTGTVNHRNKKVLKNLYDQMPEPKAVIAIGACGTSGGVFREAYNVVGGVDKVIPVDVYVPGCPAKPEAIIDGVVLGLQKFAEKVEG, via the coding sequence ATGCTGAAATCATTCATTAAAAAATCAAGGGTCAAGTCTCCCTGGATCATGCATTTTGATTGTGGGAGCTGTAACGGTTGCGACATCGAGACGCTGGCCTGTCTGACCCCGGTCTATGACATCGAGCGCTTCGGTATCGTCAACGTGGGTAACCCCAAGCACGCCGACATCCTGTTGGTGACGGGGACCGTGAACCATCGCAACAAGAAGGTCCTGAAGAACCTCTACGACCAGATGCCCGAGCCCAAGGCTGTGATTGCCATTGGCGCATGCGGTACCTCTGGCGGCGTGTTCCGTGAGGCCTATAACGTGGTCGGTGGCGTGGATAAGGTCATTCCGGTGGACGTGTACGTTCCCGGCTGCCCTGCCAAGCCCGAAGCCATCATTGACGGTGTTGTTCTGGGACTCCAGAAATTCGCCGAGAAAGTTGAAGGATAA